GCACTACGTTGTCAATAAAGCAAAAATCCCGGCTAGTTTCACCATCACCATTAATGAACACTTGCTCTTCATCAATCAGTGCTGCGGTCCACTTAGGAATAACCGCTGCGTACGCACCATTTGGGTCTTGGCGCGGGCCAAATACGTTAAAGTAACGCAAACCAATAGACGGAAAATTATAAGTACGTTGAAACACCGAGCTGTAAAGCTCGTTAACATACTTAGTTACCGCATAAGGCGATAACGGATTGCCAATTTTATCTTCTATTTTTGGTAGATCTGGATGGTCACCGTAGGTTGAACTAGACGCCGCATAAACAAAGGCTGAGACCTGTTGCTCTTTAGCTGCTTGCAACATGTTCAAGTAGCCAGAGATATTCACTTCATTGGTAGTGATGGGGTCATTTATCGAGCGAGGCACCGAGCCTAGGGCGGCTTGGTGCAACACAAAATCAGCGCCCGATAGAAACTCTTGGCAAGTTGCTTGATCACGAATATCGCCTTCTACAAAACGAAATTGCTGCCATTGTTGCTCGCTTACTAAGCCTTTTACTTCGTCTAAATTGTACTGGTGCCCTGTGGCAAAGTTATCTAGGCCTACTACCTTCTGGTTTAGCTTTAGTAAGGCTTCTAATAAGTTAGAGCCAATAAAACCAGCTACACCGGTAATTGCCCAAACTTTAGGTTCGGCTTTTAGTTGTTCGCAAACTTGTTGAAAACGCTGCACGGTATCAGTCCCCATTACAAACGAAGATCGCTAGCGCCAACCGGCAATAGATATTTAAGATCGTAAAGTACATGGTCTGTTTTACCAAAGGCGCGAATTTGCTCTACCGACATGTCTTTAAACTGCTGATGGGCAA
This genomic stretch from Agarivorans sp. Alg241-V36 harbors:
- a CDS encoding SDR family oxidoreductase, encoding MQRFQQVCEQLKAEPKVWAITGVAGFIGSNLLEALLKLNQKVVGLDNFATGHQYNLDEVKGLVSEQQWQQFRFVEGDIRDQATCQEFLSGADFVLHQAALGSVPRSINDPITTNEVNISGYLNMLQAAKEQQVSAFVYAASSSTYGDHPDLPKIEDKIGNPLSPYAVTKYVNELYSSVFQRTYNFPSIGLRYFNVFGPRQDPNGAYAAVIPKWTAALIDEEQVFINGDGETSRDFCFIDNVVQMNILAATAGLESSEVFNVALNDQTSLTELYDLLCDNLSKHGVVRSAKPEYRDFRAGDVRHSRADISKAEQLLGYAPAYTIGQGLAIAMPWYIEQSTAD